One stretch of Niallia sp. XMNu-256 DNA includes these proteins:
- a CDS encoding zinc ribbon domain-containing protein, with the protein MYCKNCGQSNPDWSNYCLHDGTPLKNPTINHSLRFTHNDRNFCSGCGQHTSAVDNYCSICGDHLLKLTEVGEIPKAVTQERQRKIRLPSKLISFTPRGMIHVLKRALIPAIIAFVLMLAFNFLLSTSFNAFNNEMFEMAFHTTPEDMAYEISKEFDANVEAPDEIMKFTDFVMASHQMSPKFELKGTYHLYGEVLKLSSKLSLNGQNVLYMLFPLIALFIAGIIYQRKNPENSIISILIGAAGIGILYSLMVALLSLFSGYNYQLTLSENGDSIFLKIDSSYNFLLTFIKSLFIGTGFSLLGMLFSIDYRRITKHLESLMPFGSAIHQGFAAFIRGFALISVIMIVILAIKANDLQDSLEWLEDPFIHQLFEYSAINVGFTGVVFSTLIYSMLHFSPLSFNITRKGLYEESGGIDYSIFSGFRFHGSANEVDMDQFEYFISAYDIDLYLKLAILIPIIFLLIAGYSLRSTNHSIYLSLAIFSLVYSLFTVILASIGSFTVEGEMTWLGYPSEGLSITLTIHLFKVFIGSFITSYLAGYIGHNLRKVLRKPSH; encoded by the coding sequence ATGTACTGTAAAAATTGTGGCCAATCCAACCCGGATTGGAGTAATTACTGTTTACATGATGGCACCCCACTTAAAAATCCCACTATAAATCACAGTTTACGATTCACTCATAATGATAGGAACTTCTGTTCAGGTTGCGGCCAGCATACATCTGCCGTAGATAATTATTGCTCCATTTGTGGTGATCATCTGCTCAAACTGACAGAAGTGGGGGAAATACCGAAGGCCGTTACACAGGAAAGACAAAGAAAAATTCGTTTGCCGTCTAAATTAATTTCATTCACCCCTAGGGGGATGATTCATGTTTTAAAAAGAGCGTTAATTCCAGCCATTATTGCTTTTGTTTTAATGCTTGCTTTTAACTTTTTATTATCTACTTCCTTCAATGCGTTTAATAATGAAATGTTTGAAATGGCTTTTCATACCACTCCGGAGGATATGGCTTATGAAATATCAAAGGAGTTTGACGCAAATGTAGAGGCCCCCGATGAAATAATGAAATTTACGGACTTTGTCATGGCCTCACACCAGATGTCTCCGAAATTTGAGCTTAAAGGGACGTATCATCTATATGGGGAAGTCTTAAAGTTATCCAGTAAGCTTAGTCTAAATGGCCAAAACGTCCTGTATATGCTCTTCCCTTTGATCGCGTTGTTTATTGCTGGCATTATTTATCAAAGGAAAAATCCAGAGAACTCGATTATTTCTATCCTCATCGGTGCAGCTGGAATCGGTATCCTATACAGTCTAATGGTCGCTCTCCTTTCCCTATTCAGTGGTTATAATTATCAATTGACCCTTTCAGAAAACGGAGATAGCATCTTCCTTAAAATTGATTCTTCTTATAACTTCTTATTAACCTTTATAAAAAGTTTATTCATTGGTACAGGTTTTAGTTTATTAGGTATGCTATTTAGTATCGATTATCGGAGAATCACGAAGCACCTTGAATCCCTCATGCCTTTTGGAAGTGCCATCCACCAAGGGTTCGCTGCTTTTATCAGAGGCTTTGCGCTTATTTCTGTCATCATGATTGTGATTCTTGCTATAAAAGCAAATGATTTACAGGACAGCCTTGAATGGTTAGAGGACCCGTTCATTCACCAATTATTTGAATACTCTGCTATCAATGTTGGTTTTACAGGAGTTGTCTTTTCAACCTTAATCTATAGCATGCTTCATTTTTCACCGTTATCTTTCAATATCACAAGGAAAGGACTCTATGAAGAAAGCGGTGGGATTGATTACTCGATATTCTCCGGTTTCCGATTCCATGGAAGTGCAAATGAAGTGGATATGGATCAATTTGAATATTTTATTAGTGCTTACGACATTGATCTATATTTAAAGCTTGCTATTTTGATTCCGATCATCTTTTTACTCATTGCTGGTTATTCATTGAGGTCAACCAATCATTCTATTTATCTCTCATTGGCCATTTTTAGCCTTGTCTACAGTCTATTCACCGTTATATTAGCTTCCATTGGCTCGTTTACGGTTGAGGGTGAAATGACATGGCTCGGTTATCCATCTGAAGGGCTTAGTATTACACTTACCATTCACTTATTTAAAGTGTTTATTGGAAGCTTTATCACGTCCTATCTTGCTGGCTATATCGGACATAACCTACGTAAAGTTCTACGCAAACCTTCACATTAA
- a CDS encoding toxin regulator, with translation MKKVLVFLKKRWKYVLTAFIALMIGAASGPSQEQLDKANDKIDTLKVELSNETKTVTSLETQNKDLQAKVDEAAPWFEMKDEERKQAEAEAKAAEEQRLAKEKEKKEAEAAAKAAEEAEKQRLAEEEAKKGYDTGITYDQLARTPDDFIGKKVKFRGKVVQVIEGGTETQVRIAVNDDYDTILYAGFDKSIVSSRVLEDDKITIMGLSSGLITYDSTMGGKISIPGVLVEKIEQ, from the coding sequence ATGAAAAAAGTATTAGTTTTTTTAAAAAAGAGATGGAAATACGTATTAACGGCATTTATTGCCCTTATGATTGGAGCTGCCAGCGGTCCTTCACAGGAACAATTAGATAAGGCTAATGATAAGATTGATACTTTAAAAGTAGAGCTGTCCAATGAAACAAAAACAGTAACAAGTTTGGAAACTCAAAATAAAGATTTACAAGCTAAAGTAGATGAAGCTGCTCCATGGTTTGAAATGAAAGACGAAGAGCGTAAACAAGCAGAAGCAGAAGCTAAAGCCGCTGAAGAACAACGTCTAGCTAAAGAAAAAGAAAAGAAAGAAGCTGAAGCTGCAGCCAAAGCTGCTGAGGAAGCAGAGAAACAGCGTCTTGCTGAAGAAGAAGCAAAGAAAGGCTATGACACAGGTATTACTTATGATCAATTAGCAAGAACTCCTGACGATTTTATTGGTAAAAAGGTTAAATTCCGCGGCAAAGTGGTTCAAGTAATTGAAGGGGGCACTGAAACTCAAGTAAGAATAGCGGTTAATGATGATTATGACACCATCCTTTATGCGGGATTTGATAAATCAATTGTCAGCTCTAGAGTATTGGAGGATGACAAGATTACCATCATGGGACTATCATCTGGCCTAATCACATACGATTCCACAATGGGCGGAAAAATATCCATTCCCGGTGTTCTAGTTGAAAAGATAGAACAGTAA
- a CDS encoding competence protein ComK translates to MNNKYLINIRTSALISYFENGYEYTQVIEGENIFIVPQSPDEIVKTSFLHIGSTVEGAIESARLILKKKYMLPIGLSTSHNIFLIRCHARRKSETVWLVNSHIADVTPDPTDAKKTIVHTKHGHSLTIDIKLSLLQDKRGQASFLYNVLLERSPMKCSMTFLYEKDKGIHFVKGPERLNYTISREEKNNKE, encoded by the coding sequence ATGAATAATAAGTATTTGATTAATATAAGGACTTCGGCATTGATATCTTATTTTGAAAATGGGTATGAGTATACACAAGTGATTGAAGGTGAGAACATCTTTATCGTTCCCCAATCCCCTGATGAAATTGTGAAGACCTCTTTCTTACACATTGGATCAACTGTTGAGGGAGCCATCGAATCCGCTCGGTTAATTTTAAAAAAGAAATATATGCTGCCGATTGGTTTATCCACCAGCCATAATATTTTCCTCATTCGCTGCCATGCTAGACGGAAATCTGAAACCGTTTGGTTGGTCAATTCTCATATTGCTGATGTCACGCCAGATCCAACTGATGCAAAAAAGACCATTGTACATACGAAACACGGCCATTCATTGACCATTGATATAAAGTTATCATTACTTCAAGACAAGCGCGGTCAAGCCAGTTTTCTATATAATGTTCTATTAGAACGCTCGCCCATGAAGTGTTCAATGACCTTTTTATATGAAAAAGATAAGGGCATCCATTTTGTCAAAGGTCCCGAGCGATTGAACTATACGATTAGTCGTGAAGAGAAAAATAATAAGGAATAA
- a CDS encoding zinc ribbon domain-containing protein → MADIYEKIGSGISKIQGNLQSSQTITQYKKIIQEASLKRTEILIHLGEDVYEKFRTKELESEEHLDQFSSLIELDQKIYQSQQAIAALNAHTKVHSCPQCASPLTEGDRFCAGCGYKVELQVSPSDTATKECPTCNERIPEAAQFCNCCGIKIE, encoded by the coding sequence ATGGCGGATATTTATGAAAAAATTGGAAGTGGCATTAGCAAAATTCAAGGCAATCTACAATCCTCCCAAACGATAACTCAATATAAAAAGATCATTCAAGAAGCAAGTCTGAAAAGAACCGAAATTCTCATTCATTTGGGAGAGGATGTTTACGAAAAGTTCCGTACGAAGGAATTAGAATCAGAAGAACATCTAGATCAATTTTCTTCCTTAATTGAGCTAGATCAAAAAATCTACCAATCTCAGCAGGCAATCGCAGCGTTAAATGCTCATACGAAAGTGCACTCCTGTCCACAATGCGCCTCCCCCCTCACAGAAGGAGATCGTTTCTGTGCAGGTTGTGGTTATAAAGTTGAATTACAAGTTAGTCCATCCGATACGGCAACAAAGGAATGTCCGACTTGTAATGAGAGAATTCCTGAAGCGGCACAATTTTGCAACTGTTGCGGGATAAAAATAGAATAA
- a CDS encoding helix-turn-helix domain-containing protein, with protein sequence MEKLNYETIKHYQSFTSIDEMDLAVRGFLYKFKSTLSDGANKVLHFLWRYSVKVVGVSFAKYDTIANEISLSRRTVIRAVKLLEELSFLKKIPTARMNGKQGVNLLVIQPFESIDSLLQPVSPQDVTLPVTANKAENKQSSLCESNNQNRINVKESEINHQSNESTNSQPILTEEIPVTHLETHSNTNQNNHALLQQTAWHELDASFLPDYVHEDFIKAAQPFFPIDDIYKIWSKINLAYKKLNLSIPFDDVIEPMIMEFKQTIFKYKRGIIHTTFEGYFYKVVYNRLCYIKTDKHLQMVYNRILNI encoded by the coding sequence ATGGAAAAGCTAAACTACGAGACAATTAAACACTATCAATCTTTTACTTCTATCGACGAAATGGATCTGGCGGTTCGTGGGTTTTTATATAAATTTAAATCAACTCTTTCAGATGGTGCCAACAAGGTTCTACATTTTCTATGGAGATATTCAGTGAAAGTGGTTGGGGTGTCATTTGCGAAATATGATACCATTGCAAACGAAATCAGTTTGAGCCGCAGAACGGTCATTCGAGCGGTGAAGCTTTTAGAAGAGCTTTCATTTCTTAAAAAAATTCCTACGGCCCGCATGAATGGAAAACAAGGTGTCAATCTGTTAGTAATCCAGCCTTTTGAATCGATTGACTCCCTTTTGCAACCTGTGTCACCCCAGGATGTCACTCTACCTGTCACTGCTAATAAAGCAGAGAATAAACAAAGCTCACTCTGTGAGAGTAATAATCAAAACCGTATTAACGTAAAGGAGTCAGAAATCAATCATCAATCAAATGAGTCAACAAATTCTCAACCCATCCTCACAGAGGAAATACCAGTTACTCATTTAGAGACCCACTCTAACACGAATCAAAACAACCATGCTCTCTTACAGCAAACCGCATGGCATGAACTAGACGCAAGCTTCTTACCAGATTATGTTCATGAGGACTTTATTAAAGCAGCCCAACCGTTCTTTCCAATTGATGATATTTACAAGATTTGGAGCAAAATCAATCTTGCTTACAAAAAATTGAACCTATCCATCCCTTTTGATGATGTCATTGAACCAATGATCATGGAATTTAAGCAAACGATTTTCAAGTACAAAAGGGGAATCATTCATACTACCTTCGAAGGGTACTTTTACAAGGTAGTCTATAACAGGCTATGTTATATAAAAACAGATAAGCATTTACAAATGGTATATAACCGGATTTTAAACATTTAA
- a CDS encoding cold-shock protein — protein sequence MEQGKVKWFNAEKGFGFIEREAGEDVFVHFSAIQSDGFKSLDEGQSVTFEIEQGQRGPQATNVQKA from the coding sequence ATGGAACAAGGTAAAGTTAAGTGGTTTAATGCAGAAAAAGGTTTTGGATTCATCGAGCGTGAAGCAGGAGAAGACGTATTCGTACATTTCTCAGCAATTCAAAGCGACGGTTTCAAATCTTTAGACGAAGGTCAAAGTGTAACTTTTGAAATTGAACAAGGTCAACGTGGCCCACAAGCTACAAACGTTCAAAAAGCTTAA
- a CDS encoding cupin domain-containing protein, with the protein MNHYDPQYYISKLGLEPHPEGGYFKRVCESKEAITDQELSVDFEGKRLLYTSIYFLLTSKDVSHFHRLQSDELWYYHGGSPLSVHIIDENGEYHERKLGLNLDKGEVPQVLVPKNSIFGSSVTDKDTFSLVGCMVSPGFEYQDFEMFTQDELLSKYPEHKDIIMKLAYEIIPV; encoded by the coding sequence TTGAATCATTATGATCCGCAATATTATATATCTAAATTAGGTTTAGAACCGCATCCAGAGGGTGGATATTTTAAAAGAGTCTGTGAATCAAAGGAAGCGATAACAGATCAGGAGTTATCCGTTGATTTTGAAGGGAAGCGACTGCTTTATACGAGCATTTATTTCTTGCTAACTTCAAAGGATGTTTCTCATTTTCATCGCTTACAATCCGATGAATTATGGTATTACCATGGGGGGAGTCCGTTATCTGTCCATATCATCGATGAAAATGGAGAATATCATGAGCGAAAATTAGGGCTGAACCTCGATAAAGGGGAAGTTCCACAAGTTCTAGTTCCTAAGAACAGCATCTTCGGATCATCCGTCACGGATAAAGACACATTCTCACTAGTAGGATGCATGGTCTCACCAGGCTTCGAATACCAGGACTTTGAAATGTTCACACAGGACGAGCTTTTATCGAAATACCCTGAACATAAAGACATCATTATGAAATTGGCATATGAGATCATTCCGGTTTAA
- a CDS encoding GlsB/YeaQ/YmgE family stress response membrane protein, with protein sequence MSFIWSLIIGGVIGWLAGLITGRDIPGGIFGNIIAGFIGAWLGSLILGNWGPDIGGFAVIPAIIGSIILVLIVSFILRRVGNNRKYGEA encoded by the coding sequence ATGTCTTTTATTTGGAGCTTAATTATTGGTGGGGTTATTGGCTGGCTAGCTGGTCTAATAACAGGACGTGATATTCCTGGGGGTATATTTGGAAATATAATTGCCGGTTTTATTGGAGCATGGTTAGGATCGCTTATTCTTGGGAACTGGGGACCCGACATTGGTGGTTTTGCTGTGATCCCAGCCATTATTGGTTCGATCATTTTAGTTTTAATTGTGAGCTTTATTTTGCGAAGAGTAGGTAATAATCGCAAATATGGTGAAGCCTAA